From a single Anas acuta chromosome 16, bAnaAcu1.1, whole genome shotgun sequence genomic region:
- the MC3R gene encoding melanocortin receptor 3: MNTTHFAFSFQPVLLNVTEDFSDSILNNRSSDGFCEQVFIKAEVFLTLGIISLLENILVILAVLKNGNLHSPMYFFLCSLAVADMLVSMSNALETIMIAILSNGYLIIDDHFIQHMDNVFDSMICISLVASICNLLVIAIDRYITIFYALRYHSIMTVKKALTLIVVIWIACIVCGIIFIAYSESKTVIVCLITMFFTMLFLMASLYVHMFLFARLHVKRIAALPVDGVPYQRTCMKGAVTITILLGVFIVCWAPFFLHLILIISCPMNPYCVCYTSHFNTYLVLIMCNSVIDPLIYAFRSLEMRKTFKEIVCCCYGMSMGQCML, encoded by the coding sequence ATGAATACCACACACTTTGCCTTTTCATTTCAGCCTGTGCTGCTTAATGTCACCGAAGACTTCAGTGACTCAATCCTCAACAACAGAAGCAGCGATGGATTTTGTGAGCAGGTCTTCATAAAAGCTGAGGTCTTCTTGACTTTAGGGATCATCAGCCTGCTGGAAAACATCCTTGTCATTCTTGCAGTCCTGAAGAATGGAAACCTACATTCTCCCATGTATTTCTTCCTGTGTAGCTTGGCTGTGGCAGATATGTTAGTGAGCATGTCAAATGCCTTGGAGACCATCATGATTGCAATCCTGAGCAACGGCTATTTGATCATTGATGACCACTTTATTCAGCATATGGACAATGTGTTTGACTCAATGATATGTATTTCTTTGGTAGCCTCAATTTGCAACCTCTTGGTTATAGCCATTGACAGGTACATAACTATTTTCTATGCTCTCCGTTACCACAGTATCATGACAGTGAAGAAAGCTTTAACCCTGATTGTGGTCATCTGGATCGCTTGCATCGTCTGTGGCATCATATTCATTGCCTactcagaaagcaaaactgtcaTTGTCTGTCTCATCACAATGTTCTTTACCATGCTCTTTCTCATGGCCTCCCTTTATGTTCACATGTTCTTGTTTGCACGCCTGCATGTTAAGCGGATCGCTGCCCTCCCTGTGGACGGGGTGCCCTACCAGCGTACTTGCATGAAAGGAGCTGTCACCATCACTATATTACTAGGTGTCTTCATTGTTTGCTGGGCACCTTTCTTCCTTCACCTCATTCTCATTATTTCTTGCCCAATGAATCCATATTGTGTCTGCTACACTTCACATTTCAATACCTATCTGGTCTTGATAATGTGCAACTCGGTAATTGATCCACTTATTTATGCCTTCCGGAGCCTGGAGATGAGAAAGACTTTCAAAGAAATAGTGTGTTGCTGTTATGGCATGAGCATGGGACAGTGCATGCTGTAA